The following are encoded together in the Magnetospirillum gryphiswaldense MSR-1 v2 genome:
- a CDS encoding ATP-binding protein produces the protein MLLSLRNARLQAIVPVIAMNLAVLLGGLVWLVWEYDNKQSSAQASLGALARASSMSVSKIYEFAASGMRQDNLAGAARIAQVIDSKMQQVQPGLNQGADVSDRDYARVLAQLEEGGLFPGTPIISSLTGAPQWPLSLRRANPADSTQVGLVRMLSVDEVQRPLEQARVKPDGMAWIIRDDGTIITVAPWRADQIGQNVAGQLPAKVLRGGAERLVAATFDGVDYLVTSAPVQGLPLRVAVAGPMSDYFIDWWREAGMLGVLMLVMTATSLYSGHRQWTLLGQLDDANASLQQEVRSQSAVLNAEIRERQEHEKLARVLRNALEYSGSMVLITDAHGLMEYVNPAFVKATGYDLDDIIGKRPSMLRHPELSPPATGLWSTILACRSWTGMFCNQRKDGTPLWVSATISPVTDDSGVITHFVAVEEDATSRRDGEEELREAKRMAEAASLAKSEFLSSMSHELRTPMNAILGFAQLLTNADNDSLGERQRFYADSILKSGNHLLSLVNDILDMARIEAGRLSLSFERVEPDQVMAEILPMIAATAERRKVTLIDEISGRGAPAVEADFTRLKQALINLASNAVKYNRTGGTVRFSISHGETGPVRIAVSDTGIGIPEKRRTEVFQPFARLGAEASTVEGTGIGLTITKMLVEAMGGQIGFFTQENLGTTFWLEIPRAASQPVVPPPAVTNITTTSIPCRMTVLYIEDNPSNVELMQEVIAQDHCCACTLLTASNAEEGLELAHTHLPGLVIMDINLPGMNGIEAVARMKADAALRHIPVIALSADVMPDTIRTGMKAGFLRYLRKPLDIGEFRKILHQLGEIRS, from the coding sequence ATGCTGCTGTCCCTGCGCAACGCCCGGCTTCAGGCCATTGTTCCAGTGATCGCCATGAACTTGGCGGTGCTGCTGGGCGGCTTGGTCTGGCTGGTATGGGAATACGACAACAAACAAAGCTCGGCCCAGGCATCGCTGGGGGCGCTGGCGCGGGCTTCGTCCATGTCGGTCAGCAAGATTTATGAATTCGCCGCTTCCGGCATGCGTCAGGACAATCTGGCCGGCGCCGCCCGCATCGCTCAGGTCATCGACAGCAAAATGCAGCAGGTCCAGCCGGGCCTCAACCAGGGCGCCGATGTCTCGGACCGCGACTATGCTCGTGTGCTCGCCCAGTTGGAGGAAGGCGGACTCTTTCCCGGCACCCCGATCATCAGCAGCCTGACCGGCGCGCCGCAATGGCCGCTGTCGCTACGCCGCGCCAACCCTGCTGATAGCACTCAGGTCGGATTGGTGCGCATGCTGTCGGTCGATGAAGTGCAGCGACCGCTGGAACAGGCCCGGGTCAAACCCGATGGCATGGCCTGGATCATCCGCGACGATGGCACCATCATCACCGTGGCACCGTGGCGGGCCGACCAGATCGGCCAGAACGTCGCCGGACAATTGCCGGCCAAGGTCTTGCGCGGCGGCGCCGAACGGCTGGTTGCCGCCACCTTCGACGGCGTTGATTATCTGGTGACCTCGGCCCCGGTGCAAGGATTGCCGCTGCGGGTGGCGGTGGCCGGCCCCATGTCCGACTACTTCATCGATTGGTGGCGCGAGGCCGGGATGCTGGGCGTGCTGATGCTGGTGATGACCGCCACGTCATTGTATTCCGGCCACCGCCAATGGACCTTGCTGGGGCAATTGGACGACGCCAACGCATCGTTGCAGCAAGAAGTGCGCAGCCAGAGCGCCGTCCTCAACGCTGAAATCCGCGAACGCCAGGAACACGAGAAACTGGCCAGGGTGCTGCGCAACGCCTTGGAATATTCCGGCTCCATGGTGCTGATCACCGATGCCCACGGATTGATGGAATACGTCAACCCGGCTTTCGTCAAAGCCACCGGCTACGATCTCGACGACATCATCGGCAAGCGCCCGTCCATGCTGCGCCACCCAGAATTGTCGCCACCAGCCACCGGTCTGTGGTCGACCATCCTGGCCTGCCGGAGCTGGACCGGCATGTTCTGCAACCAGCGTAAGGACGGCACGCCGCTTTGGGTATCGGCGACCATTTCACCGGTGACCGACGACAGCGGCGTCATCACCCATTTCGTCGCCGTCGAGGAAGACGCCACCAGTCGCCGCGACGGCGAGGAGGAATTGCGCGAAGCCAAGCGCATGGCCGAAGCCGCCAGCCTGGCCAAATCCGAATTCCTGTCGTCCATGAGCCACGAATTGCGCACGCCCATGAACGCCATCTTGGGCTTCGCCCAATTGCTCACCAACGCCGACAATGATTCCTTGGGTGAACGGCAACGCTTTTATGCCGACAGCATCCTGAAAAGCGGCAACCATCTGCTGAGTCTGGTCAACGACATCTTGGACATGGCCCGCATCGAGGCCGGTCGCCTGTCGCTGTCGTTCGAGCGGGTCGAGCCCGATCAGGTGATGGCCGAGATCCTTCCGATGATCGCCGCCACCGCCGAACGGCGCAAGGTAACCCTAATCGACGAGATTTCCGGGCGCGGCGCCCCGGCGGTGGAAGCCGACTTCACCCGCCTGAAGCAGGCCTTGATCAATCTGGCCAGCAACGCAGTCAAATACAACCGCACCGGCGGCACCGTCCGCTTTTCCATCAGCCACGGCGAAACCGGGCCGGTGCGTATCGCCGTCAGCGACACCGGCATCGGCATTCCGGAAAAACGCCGGACCGAGGTGTTCCAGCCCTTCGCCCGCTTAGGCGCCGAGGCCTCGACGGTGGAGGGCACCGGTATCGGGCTGACCATCACCAAGATGCTGGTCGAAGCCATGGGCGGACAAATCGGCTTTTTCACCCAGGAAAACCTGGGCACCACCTTCTGGCTGGAAATCCCGCGCGCCGCCAGCCAACCCGTCGTCCCCCCGCCTGCCGTCACCAACATCACCACCACCAGCATTCCCTGCCGCATGACCGTGTTGTACATCGAAGACAACCCGTCCAACGTCGAGTTGATGCAAGAGGTGATCGCCCAGGATCATTGCTGCGCCTGCACCTTGCTGACCGCCAGCAATGCCGAGGAAGGGCTGGAACTGGCCCACACCCACCTGCCCGGACTGGTGATCATGGACATCAACCTGCCCGGCATGAACGGTATCGAGGCGGTGGCGCGCATGAAGGCCGATGCCGCGTTGCGGCACATCCCGGTCATCGCCTTGTC
- a CDS encoding ATP-binding protein has product MSDNLPSQSVATVRALSGRATALALGLAVLLALALATLLASVSTLDEEAEVLELVGGQRMMAQRAALLAEKLERPGETALSRQRYRNELEHVAERLRDEARKVIEHPDVPPEVVILYATAWDAEAGVMARFHSAVQAVLTGRGGVDALNHREAMLFNEEVASRYRQHVADEVRQLKLVLGGSFTILLGGLLLLFVLVLRPAIAMVRQQISRQSALGEAIVQSGHGVLLLDDQGTIGFANAYAESLTEYGEGGLTGLDLGRLLFSAYGDDTADIILETAARTTWRGDVRIVRRTGVMIWAEMVVTAAASEGGYLVIFFDATARREAEAKLRQARERLAAAIEAVDDGFALYDAEERLVLCNRKYIALLPQLEPWLVPGTSFASLIVHSWKLGLVDSELGAEQYTNLRLAQFRAGQGQCELRLRDGHILRATDRRTPEGGRVSVLVDVTTLNASRDHLRRALEQAEAANRSKNVFLSSMSHELRTPLNAIVGFAQLLEGTPDGSFGPSQRRSVGHVLRAGKLLDELVQQVLELADLESGNVHLHLTDFDLAAVALDACSRLKDRLQEGPLELRQTGCDSPVGAHGDAQRMAEITGHLLSNAIKYNRPGGSIDLSIGKMAGKVRLTVRDSGNGIPPDLHDQVFQPFNRLGGEGAAVEGTGIGLTICRALIQQMGGTIGFSSTVGQGSTFWVELAAAQGEMDAPLVIGRILYVHSSHRHQALMTQLSAAHPGLTVQTVTSPEQAGQLALADPGFGLIVVDVAAAIGEAAQLCQILRGNPATRFIPVIAFSDEESEGEANRLTALGFDASFGARADMAEISALIRRYCRTS; this is encoded by the coding sequence ATGTCAGATAACTTGCCATCCCAATCCGTTGCCACCGTCCGCGCGTTAAGCGGGCGTGCGACGGCTTTGGCTTTGGGGCTGGCGGTTCTGCTGGCGTTGGCGTTGGCCACCTTGCTCGCCAGCGTGTCGACCCTGGACGAAGAAGCAGAGGTGCTGGAACTGGTCGGCGGTCAGCGAATGATGGCGCAGCGCGCCGCCTTGCTGGCGGAAAAGCTGGAGCGACCAGGGGAAACGGCGCTATCGCGGCAACGCTATCGCAACGAATTGGAGCACGTGGCCGAGCGCTTGCGTGACGAGGCGCGCAAGGTGATCGAGCATCCCGACGTGCCGCCGGAGGTGGTCATCTTGTATGCCACCGCCTGGGACGCGGAAGCCGGGGTGATGGCGCGGTTCCATTCCGCCGTTCAGGCGGTTTTGACCGGGCGTGGCGGCGTCGATGCGCTCAATCACCGCGAGGCCATGCTGTTCAACGAAGAGGTCGCCAGTCGTTATCGTCAGCACGTCGCTGACGAGGTCCGCCAGCTGAAATTGGTCTTGGGCGGCAGCTTCACCATCTTGCTGGGTGGATTGCTTCTGCTGTTCGTGCTGGTGCTGCGTCCCGCCATCGCCATGGTCCGGCAGCAGATCAGCCGCCAGTCCGCCTTGGGCGAGGCCATCGTGCAAAGCGGCCATGGCGTCTTGCTGTTGGACGACCAGGGAACCATCGGCTTTGCCAATGCTTACGCGGAAAGCCTGACCGAGTACGGCGAGGGCGGCCTCACCGGTCTGGATCTGGGGCGTCTGCTGTTTTCCGCTTATGGCGACGATACCGCCGATATCATTCTGGAAACCGCCGCCCGCACCACCTGGCGCGGCGACGTCCGCATCGTGCGGCGGACCGGGGTAATGATCTGGGCGGAAATGGTGGTGACCGCCGCCGCGTCGGAAGGCGGTTATCTGGTCATCTTCTTCGACGCCACCGCCCGGCGCGAGGCCGAGGCCAAGCTGCGCCAAGCGCGGGAACGTCTTGCCGCCGCCATCGAGGCGGTGGATGACGGCTTCGCCCTCTACGATGCCGAGGAACGGCTGGTTCTGTGCAACCGCAAATACATTGCCCTGTTGCCGCAGTTGGAGCCGTGGCTGGTGCCCGGCACCTCCTTCGCCAGCCTGATCGTGCATAGCTGGAAACTGGGATTGGTGGACAGCGAATTGGGGGCCGAGCAATACACCAATCTGCGGCTGGCCCAGTTCCGTGCCGGCCAGGGCCAGTGCGAATTGCGCCTGCGGGACGGTCACATTTTGCGGGCCACCGACCGTCGCACCCCCGAAGGTGGGCGGGTGAGCGTGCTGGTCGACGTCACCACCCTCAACGCCAGCCGCGACCATCTGCGCCGCGCCCTCGAGCAGGCCGAGGCGGCCAATCGCAGCAAGAACGTCTTTCTGTCGTCCATGAGCCATGAACTGCGAACCCCGCTCAATGCCATCGTCGGTTTCGCCCAATTGCTGGAGGGTACGCCCGATGGCTCGTTCGGGCCGTCGCAGCGGCGTTCGGTCGGACATGTCCTGCGGGCCGGCAAATTGCTGGACGAACTGGTTCAGCAGGTGCTGGAACTGGCTGATCTGGAAAGCGGCAATGTGCATCTGCACCTGACGGATTTCGATCTGGCGGCGGTGGCCCTGGACGCCTGTTCTCGTCTGAAGGATCGCTTGCAAGAGGGCCCGCTGGAATTGCGGCAGACCGGGTGTGACAGCCCGGTGGGAGCCCATGGCGATGCACAGCGCATGGCCGAAATCACGGGCCATCTGCTGTCCAACGCCATCAAATACAACCGCCCCGGCGGCAGCATCGATCTGTCCATCGGCAAGATGGCGGGCAAGGTGCGGTTGACGGTGCGCGACAGCGGCAACGGTATACCGCCGGACCTGCATGACCAGGTGTTTCAGCCGTTCAACCGGTTGGGCGGCGAAGGGGCGGCGGTGGAAGGAACCGGCATCGGCCTGACCATCTGCCGCGCCCTGATCCAGCAGATGGGCGGAACCATCGGCTTTAGCAGCACGGTGGGGCAGGGCAGCACCTTTTGGGTGGAACTGGCCGCCGCCCAGGGGGAAATGGATGCGCCTTTGGTGATCGGTCGCATATTGTACGTGCATTCATCGCACCGCCATCAGGCGTTGATGACGCAACTGAGCGCGGCTCATCCGGGTTTGACCGTTCAGACCGTTACCAGCCCCGAGCAGGCCGGACAATTGGCTTTGGCTGATCCGGGTTTCGGCCTGATCGTTGTCGATGTCGCCGCCGCCATCGGCGAGGCGGCGCAATTGTGCCAAATCCTGCGCGGCAATCCGGCAACCCGTTTTATTCCGGTCATCGCTTTCAGCGACGAGGAGAGTGAGGGGGAAGCCAATCGTCTGACCGCCTTGGGTTTTGACGCCTCATTCGGGGCGCGGGCGGATATGGCCGAGATCAGCGCCCTGATCCGGCGCTATTGCCGGACATCCTGA
- a CDS encoding PaaI family thioesterase yields the protein MTAFTPKDPDFHSRVTADFAKQALMRTIGARLTLIEAGQCEISMNKRDDLCQQHGFVHAGITTTLADTAAGYAALSLMPPGAEVLSTEFKINLMNPAAGQFFTARAEVLKPGRTLTVVRSDVWADNDGKRTLIASMLATMICLAGNQDVRQ from the coding sequence ATGACCGCTTTCACCCCAAAAGACCCCGATTTCCACAGCCGGGTCACCGCCGATTTCGCCAAGCAGGCGCTGATGCGCACCATCGGCGCCCGGCTGACGCTGATCGAGGCGGGACAGTGTGAGATCAGCATGAACAAGCGCGACGATCTGTGCCAGCAGCACGGCTTCGTCCATGCCGGCATCACCACCACCTTGGCCGATACCGCCGCCGGCTATGCGGCGCTATCGCTGATGCCGCCGGGGGCCGAGGTGTTGTCCACCGAGTTCAAGATCAACCTGATGAACCCCGCCGCCGGTCAGTTCTTCACCGCCCGGGCCGAGGTGCTGAAGCCCGGTCGCACCCTGACCGTGGTGCGATCCGATGTGTGGGCCGATAATGACGGCAAACGCACGCTGATCGCCTCCATGCTGGCGACGATGATTTGTTTGGCCGGAAATCAGGATGTCCGGCAATAG
- a CDS encoding universal stress protein, with protein sequence MKDILVHVDSGERARMRIEVAVDLAKRYGARLTGLFAQVDSHRTAAVARMASESLKKAQAEGEILFNTLTKGVETRFWALPHGESNFVSAEIMFCSRYFDLVVLGQNDSKDATTPDDMVEQTVLNCGRPVLVLPYLGTYSSVAHRIVIAWNAGREATRAVHDSLDLLKQAKTVSVLSMRAHDDSGAAQSMPPVNILDHLTKQGIACDGEFLPDEEIGKMDMLLSRSFDLGADLLVMGAHGQYGLSRLRGSGTRYVLKHMTLPVLMSH encoded by the coding sequence ATGAAGGACATTCTGGTTCACGTGGATTCCGGCGAACGCGCCCGCATGCGCATCGAAGTCGCCGTCGATCTGGCCAAACGTTACGGCGCCCGCCTGACCGGCCTGTTCGCGCAAGTGGACAGCCACCGCACCGCCGCGGTGGCCCGCATGGCCAGCGAATCGCTGAAAAAGGCGCAAGCCGAGGGTGAAATCCTGTTCAATACCCTGACCAAGGGGGTGGAAACCCGGTTCTGGGCCTTGCCCCATGGCGAATCGAACTTCGTTTCCGCCGAAATCATGTTCTGTTCGCGCTATTTCGATCTGGTGGTGCTGGGCCAGAACGATTCCAAGGACGCCACCACCCCCGACGACATGGTCGAACAGACGGTGCTCAATTGCGGTCGCCCGGTGCTGGTGCTGCCCTATCTGGGCACTTACAGCTCGGTCGCCCATCGCATCGTCATCGCCTGGAACGCCGGGCGCGAGGCCACCCGTGCCGTGCACGATTCGCTCGATTTGCTGAAGCAGGCCAAGACGGTATCGGTGCTGTCCATGCGCGCCCACGACGACAGCGGTGCCGCCCAATCCATGCCGCCGGTCAACATCCTCGACCACCTGACCAAGCAGGGCATCGCCTGCGACGGCGAGTTCCTGCCCGACGAGGAAATCGGCAAGATGGACATGCTGTTGTCACGCAGCTTCGATCTGGGCGCCGATCTGTTGGTCATGGGCGCCCATGGTCAATACGGTCTGTCGCGCCTGCGCGGCTCCGGCACCCGCTATGTACTCAAGCACATGACCTTGCCGGTGCTGATGAGTCATTAG
- a CDS encoding acyl-CoA dehydrogenase family protein — protein MILTEEQSLIRDTARAFARERLAPGAERRDREHAFPAAELAEMGELGFMGMVVPTEYDGAGTDYVSYALALMEIAAGEGATSTIMSVHNSVGCMPILKFGTEAQKDTYLRPMARGEWIGCFCLTEPEAGSDAGSIKTRAVRDGDFYVLNGTKQFITSGRNARVAIVFAVTDSSAGKKGLSAFIVPTDSPGWVVARVEDKLGQHASDTCQIILEDLRIPAENRLGAEGEGLKIALANLEGGRLGIAAQSVGMASAALDHAIRYAQERRQFGKAIIEHQAVAFRLADMATRLEAARHLVLHVATLRDAGLPCLKEASMAKLLASETAEKVCSDAIQIHGGYGYLADFPVERIYRDVRVCQIYEGTSDIQRLVIARALTAEAG, from the coding sequence ATGATCCTGACCGAGGAACAGAGCCTGATCCGCGATACCGCGCGGGCCTTCGCCCGCGAGCGGCTGGCGCCCGGCGCCGAGAGGCGTGACCGCGAGCACGCCTTCCCGGCGGCGGAACTGGCCGAGATGGGGGAATTGGGCTTTATGGGCATGGTGGTGCCGACCGAATATGACGGCGCCGGCACCGATTATGTCTCTTATGCCCTGGCCTTGATGGAAATCGCCGCCGGCGAAGGGGCGACGTCGACCATCATGAGCGTGCATAATTCGGTCGGCTGCATGCCCATCCTGAAATTCGGCACCGAGGCGCAAAAAGACACCTATCTGCGCCCCATGGCGCGGGGCGAATGGATCGGCTGCTTCTGCCTGACCGAACCCGAGGCCGGGTCGGACGCTGGCTCCATCAAGACCCGCGCCGTGCGCGACGGTGATTTCTATGTGCTGAACGGCACCAAGCAGTTCATCACCTCGGGCCGTAACGCCCGTGTCGCCATCGTCTTCGCCGTCACCGATTCCAGCGCCGGCAAGAAAGGCCTGTCCGCCTTCATCGTCCCCACCGACAGCCCCGGCTGGGTGGTGGCCCGGGTCGAGGACAAGCTGGGCCAGCATGCTTCCGATACCTGCCAGATCATCCTGGAAGACCTGCGCATCCCCGCCGAAAACCGGCTGGGGGCGGAAGGCGAAGGGTTGAAGATCGCGCTGGCCAACCTGGAAGGCGGGCGTCTGGGCATCGCCGCCCAATCGGTGGGCATGGCAAGCGCCGCCCTCGACCACGCCATCCGCTATGCCCAGGAACGCCGGCAATTCGGCAAGGCGATCATCGAACATCAGGCGGTGGCCTTCCGTCTGGCCGACATGGCCACCCGGCTGGAAGCGGCGCGGCACTTGGTGCTGCACGTGGCGACCTTACGCGACGCCGGCCTGCCTTGCCTGAAGGAAGCGTCCATGGCCAAATTGCTGGCCAGCGAAACGGCGGAAAAAGTGTGTTCGGACGCCATCCAGATTCACGGCGGATACGGCTATCTGGCCGATTTTCCGGTGGAAAGGATTTACCGCGACGTCCGGGTTTGTCAGATTTACGAAGGGACCAGCGACATCCAACGTCTGGTGATCGCTCGGGCGCTTACGGCGGAAGCGGGCTAA
- a CDS encoding acetyl-CoA C-acyltransferase, which yields MTTDPIVIVGSARTPMGGFQGELSGLTASQLGAHAIKAALTRANVAADQVEEVIMGCVLPAGQGQAPARQASRGAGIPDAAGATTINKMCGSGMKAAMFAHDMLIAGTNRVMVAGGMESMTNAPYLLDKARGGYRMGHGRVMDHMFLDGLEDAYDKGRLMGTFAEECAQSYQFTREAQDNFALASLERACKAENLAAEIAPLTIKTRKGETVLAEDEQPRKAQPDKIPGLKPAFREGGTVTAANSSSISDGGAALVMMRLSEAEKRGLTPLAAIRGHATYAHAPNLFTTAPVFAMRNLLDKLAWKTGDVDLYEVNEAFAVVTMAAMRDLDLPHDKVNIHGGACALGHPIGASGARIIVTLLAALQKYDLKRGVASLCIGGGEATALAVERLA from the coding sequence ATGACCACCGATCCTATCGTCATCGTCGGTTCCGCCCGCACCCCCATGGGCGGTTTTCAGGGTGAATTGTCGGGCCTGACCGCCAGCCAATTGGGCGCCCACGCCATCAAGGCGGCGCTCACCCGCGCCAATGTCGCCGCCGATCAGGTGGAAGAGGTGATCATGGGCTGCGTCCTGCCCGCCGGCCAGGGCCAGGCCCCGGCCCGGCAGGCGTCGCGCGGCGCCGGCATTCCCGATGCGGCAGGGGCGACCACCATCAACAAGATGTGCGGGTCGGGCATGAAGGCGGCCATGTTCGCCCACGACATGCTGATCGCCGGCACCAACCGTGTGATGGTGGCCGGCGGCATGGAAAGCATGACCAACGCCCCTTACCTGCTGGACAAGGCCCGCGGCGGCTATCGCATGGGCCATGGCCGGGTGATGGACCACATGTTCCTCGACGGGCTGGAAGACGCCTATGACAAGGGCCGGCTGATGGGCACCTTCGCCGAGGAATGCGCCCAAAGCTATCAGTTCACCCGCGAGGCCCAGGACAATTTCGCCCTCGCCTCGCTGGAACGCGCCTGCAAAGCGGAAAATCTGGCGGCCGAGATCGCGCCCTTGACCATCAAGACCCGCAAGGGCGAAACCGTGCTGGCCGAGGACGAGCAGCCGCGCAAGGCCCAGCCCGACAAGATCCCCGGCCTCAAACCCGCTTTCCGCGAAGGCGGCACGGTGACGGCGGCCAATTCGTCGTCCATTTCCGATGGCGGCGCCGCCCTGGTGATGATGCGGCTGTCGGAGGCGGAAAAGCGCGGCCTGACGCCCTTGGCCGCCATTCGCGGCCATGCCACCTATGCCCACGCCCCCAATCTTTTCACCACCGCCCCGGTCTTCGCCATGCGCAACCTGCTGGACAAGCTGGCGTGGAAGACCGGCGACGTCGATCTGTACGAAGTCAACGAAGCCTTCGCCGTGGTCACCATGGCGGCCATGCGCGATCTGGATTTGCCGCACGACAAGGTCAATATCCATGGCGGCGCCTGCGCACTGGGTCACCCCATCGGCGCCTCGGGGGCCAGGATCATCGTCACCTTGCTGGCGGCGTTGCAGAAATACGACCTGAAGCGCGGTGTCGCCAGCTTGTGCATCGGCGGCGGTGAAGCCACCGCCCTGGCGGTGGAGCGGCTGGCATGA
- a CDS encoding aldehyde dehydrogenase family protein: MSVSTSIELDPFKLAQALSGLNFVAGAFHPAASGKTFAVNNPATGQEVARAPFSEKADVDVAVAAAKKAQKEWAKLPARNRGKLVAECGRVLSEHVEELGRLIALETGKALRTESRIEASVLADMFVFFGGLASELKGETVPFHPDMMTMTVREPVGVVGAIIPWNVPLLLMAMKAAAALVAGNAVVVKSAEEAPLTVLRVTQIMNTVLPSGLFSILAGFGPECGAPLVEHPDVKKVTFTGSVETGKIVYKAAAEKLIPVTLELGGKSPMIICADADMDKAVAGAIAGMRFTRQGQSCTASSRIFVHESIHDEFVARVREKVDAMVMGDPLDEKTDIGTIISDGQFDRVKSYIALGRETKGATEIVLSAMPTDAKLDKGFFVQPRIFTGITNNDRIAREEIFGPVCCVIKWSDFDEVIAAANDSDYGLAATIWTTNLKMAMDATRRLEAGFVQVNQNLVVQPNLSYGGVKASGLGKEASLESMLEHFTHKKTIIINMQ, from the coding sequence ATGTCCGTTTCGACCTCCATCGAGCTTGACCCCTTCAAGCTGGCCCAGGCCCTGTCGGGGCTGAACTTTGTCGCTGGCGCGTTCCATCCCGCCGCCTCGGGCAAGACCTTTGCCGTCAACAACCCGGCCACCGGCCAGGAAGTGGCGCGGGCACCGTTCTCGGAAAAGGCCGATGTGGATGTGGCCGTGGCCGCCGCCAAGAAGGCGCAGAAGGAATGGGCCAAGCTGCCGGCGCGCAATCGCGGCAAGCTGGTGGCCGAATGTGGTCGGGTGCTGTCCGAACACGTCGAGGAACTGGGCCGCCTGATCGCGCTCGAAACCGGCAAGGCACTTCGGACCGAAAGCCGGATCGAAGCCAGCGTGCTGGCCGACATGTTCGTGTTCTTCGGCGGTCTGGCCAGCGAGTTGAAGGGCGAGACCGTGCCCTTCCACCCGGACATGATGACCATGACCGTGCGCGAGCCGGTGGGCGTGGTCGGCGCCATCATCCCATGGAACGTGCCCTTGCTGCTGATGGCCATGAAGGCCGCCGCCGCCCTGGTCGCCGGCAATGCCGTGGTGGTCAAGTCGGCGGAAGAGGCGCCGTTGACCGTGCTGCGCGTCACCCAGATCATGAACACCGTGCTGCCGTCGGGCCTGTTTTCCATCCTGGCCGGCTTCGGCCCGGAATGCGGCGCCCCCCTGGTCGAACACCCCGATGTCAAGAAGGTCACCTTCACCGGCTCGGTCGAGACCGGCAAGATCGTCTACAAGGCCGCCGCCGAAAAGCTGATCCCGGTGACCCTGGAACTGGGCGGCAAGAGCCCGATGATCATCTGCGCCGACGCCGACATGGACAAGGCGGTGGCGGGCGCCATCGCCGGCATGCGCTTCACCCGCCAGGGCCAAAGCTGCACCGCCAGCTCGCGCATTTTCGTCCATGAAAGCATCCACGACGAGTTCGTCGCCCGCGTGCGGGAAAAGGTCGATGCCATGGTCATGGGCGACCCGCTGGATGAAAAGACCGATATCGGCACCATCATTTCCGACGGTCAGTTCGACCGGGTGAAGTCCTATATCGCGCTGGGCCGCGAGACCAAGGGCGCCACCGAGATCGTATTGTCGGCCATGCCCACCGATGCCAAGCTGGACAAGGGTTTCTTCGTCCAGCCGCGCATCTTCACCGGCATCACCAACAACGACCGCATCGCGCGGGAAGAAATCTTCGGCCCGGTCTGCTGCGTCATCAAGTGGTCGGATTTCGACGAGGTGATCGCCGCCGCCAATGACAGTGATTACGGTCTGGCCGCCACCATCTGGACCACCAATCTGAAGATGGCCATGGACGCCACCCGCCGTCTCGAAGCCGGTTTCGTCCAGGTGAACCAGAATCTGGTGGTGCAGCCCAACCTGTCCTATGGCGGTGTCAAGGCCTCGGGCCTGGGCAAGGAAGCGTCGCTGGAATCCATGCTGGAACACTTCACCCACAAGAAGACCATCATCATCAACATGCAGTAA